The Abditibacteriota bacterium genome includes a window with the following:
- a CDS encoding sugar transferase has protein sequence MKKQKSNFMDYSKVDQRTRERMDELFRTRKKNFWLRKRAFDVVFSIFAILITSPLLIVIALLIVLTDPHGGPIFKQRRIGRHGQEFFMYKFRSMVVNAEALQKELMAQNEADGPAFKIKNDPRITPVGRILRKFSLDELPQFFNVLKGDMSVVGPRPPLPAEVEQFDDYQKLKLVVTPGLTSIWQTTPSRNDVPFDEWIEMDIQYIKTRTVFLDLSLIFKTLVLMLNKDGC, from the coding sequence ATGAAAAAGCAGAAATCCAATTTCATGGACTACAGCAAGGTCGACCAGCGGACCCGTGAAAGGATGGATGAGCTCTTCCGCACCCGCAAGAAGAACTTTTGGCTCAGGAAGAGGGCCTTTGACGTCGTCTTTTCCATATTTGCAATACTTATCACATCTCCGCTGCTGATAGTCATCGCTCTGCTCATAGTGCTGACGGACCCTCACGGAGGGCCCATCTTCAAGCAGAGGCGCATAGGGCGCCACGGGCAGGAATTTTTTATGTACAAGTTTCGCAGCATGGTGGTGAACGCCGAGGCTCTCCAGAAGGAGCTCATGGCTCAGAATGAGGCCGACGGCCCCGCCTTCAAGATCAAGAACGACCCCCGCATCACGCCGGTGGGCCGTATCCTGAGGAAGTTCAGCCTGGACGAGCTGCCCCAATTCTTCAACGTGCTGAAGGGAGACATGAGCGTGGTGGGTCCCAGACCCCCTCTCCCCGCCGAGGTGGAGCAGTTTGACGACTACCAGAAGCTGAAGCTGGTGGTCACTCCGGGTCTCACCAGTATCTGGCAGACCACCCCCTCCCGGAACGACGTACCCTTTGACGAGTGGATCGAGATGGACATCCAGTACATCAAGACCCGCACTGTATTTCTGGACCTGAGTCTCATCTTCAAGACTCTCGTCCTCATGCTTAACAAGGACGGCTGCTGA